A window of the Synechococcus sp. LTW-R genome harbors these coding sequences:
- a CDS encoding HAD family hydrolase, with protein sequence MWARWRWRGLTKRLATIQLVLLDVDGVLTDGSLFYGPEGELSKCFNVRDGLGIRLLQNAGIEVAFLSGGRGGATEVRAQHLGIRHCLVGAMDKPHALTELCQRVGVGPEQIVYVGDDLNDLALRGRVGLLIAPADAVPALRRRADAVLIRKGGHGAVRELAERLLKSRGEWEQLCRQGWRDRND encoded by the coding sequence ATGTGGGCTCGATGGCGCTGGAGAGGGCTTACGAAGCGCTTGGCAACGATCCAGCTCGTGCTCCTCGATGTGGATGGTGTGCTGACAGATGGTTCCCTCTTCTATGGACCGGAAGGTGAGCTGAGTAAATGCTTCAATGTGCGAGATGGACTAGGGATCCGCCTGCTTCAGAACGCCGGTATCGAGGTGGCTTTTCTGAGCGGCGGCCGCGGCGGCGCCACAGAAGTGAGGGCCCAACACCTAGGGATCCGTCACTGCCTTGTTGGTGCAATGGATAAGCCCCATGCTCTGACTGAGCTGTGTCAACGCGTGGGTGTGGGTCCTGAGCAGATTGTCTATGTCGGAGACGATCTCAATGATCTGGCCTTACGGGGCAGAGTGGGTTTGTTGATTGCTCCGGCGGATGCCGTACCAGCCTTGCGTCGTCGCGCTGATGCGGTGCTCATTCGCAAAGGTGGCCATGGAGCGGTGCGAGAGCTCGCTGAACGCTTGTTGAAATCCCGGGGTGAGTGGGAACAGCTCTGCCGGCAGGGCTGGCGTGATCGCAATGACTGA
- the kdsB gene encoding 3-deoxy-manno-octulosonate cytidylyltransferase gives MNCLVAVPARLESSRLPNKVLADVGGKPMLQRVLERCAKANRPSAVVLCTDSDQLLQKAKIWGFEALLTSPSCASGSERIASVSEQLISQWGGSAKSSLIINVQGDQPFIDPRVIDAMADAFINRNPTPEVLTPVYRMSAKNIHNPNVVKTLLAADGRALYFSRSAIPHVRGVDPKHWGEYASYWGHVGIYGYRADVLQQWNDLPNSPLEQIEKLEQLRLIEAGIEIGTFQVEDESLSVDTAEQLEQARVIASAEL, from the coding sequence ATGAATTGTCTAGTCGCCGTTCCAGCTCGCCTGGAATCAAGCCGCCTTCCCAACAAGGTGCTGGCCGACGTTGGCGGCAAGCCGATGCTGCAGCGAGTGCTCGAACGCTGCGCCAAAGCCAACAGACCCTCTGCAGTCGTGCTCTGCACCGACAGCGACCAACTGCTACAAAAAGCCAAAATTTGGGGCTTTGAGGCACTTCTCACAAGCCCCAGCTGCGCCTCAGGCAGTGAGCGCATCGCCTCGGTAAGCGAGCAATTGATCAGCCAATGGGGTGGATCAGCAAAATCGAGCTTGATCATCAACGTCCAGGGCGATCAACCATTCATCGATCCACGCGTGATTGATGCGATGGCTGATGCCTTCATCAATCGGAATCCCACACCCGAGGTATTAACACCGGTGTATCGAATGTCTGCCAAGAACATTCACAATCCCAATGTGGTGAAGACCCTGTTAGCAGCAGATGGTCGGGCCCTCTATTTCTCGCGCTCGGCGATTCCGCATGTGCGCGGGGTCGATCCCAAGCACTGGGGAGAATATGCCAGCTACTGGGGACACGTCGGGATCTACGGCTACCGGGCAGATGTCCTTCAGCAGTGGAACGATCTACCTAATTCACCGCTTGAGCAGATTGAGAAATTGGAGCAGCTCAGGTTGATCGAAGCCGGCATTGAGATCGGCACCTTTCAAGTAGAAGACGAATCGCTGTCTGTTGATACCGCTGAGCAACTCGAACAAGCTAGGGTAATCGCTTCGGCAGAGCTCTAA